From Nonlabens sp. Ci31, the proteins below share one genomic window:
- a CDS encoding PaaI family thioesterase, with the protein MTQKLKGTDIPHKMLSLDPYSTWLGIEILSVEIGCVKLGMTIRPEMLNSMGKAHGGITYALADTAFGFSSNTHGKFAVSIETSINHIEALEEGDYITAECTLDKTKTKVGFNIVEVKKGDELVALFKGVVYRTNKDWT; encoded by the coding sequence ATGACTCAAAAACTAAAAGGAACTGACATCCCACATAAAATGCTCTCACTAGATCCGTACTCCACTTGGTTAGGAATCGAGATCTTATCTGTAGAAATAGGTTGTGTAAAGTTGGGAATGACTATACGACCAGAAATGCTCAACAGCATGGGAAAAGCCCATGGTGGAATTACCTATGCACTAGCAGATACCGCTTTTGGTTTTTCGTCCAATACGCATGGTAAATTTGCTGTTTCCATAGAAACGAGTATCAATCACATTGAAGCACTGGAAGAAGGCGACTACATTACCGCAGAATGCACGCTGGATAAAACCAAAACTAAAGTAGGTTTCAACATCGTTGAGGTAAAAAAAGGCGATGAACTTGTGGCGCTTTTTAAAGGTGTTGTGTACCGAACAAACAAAGACTGGACATAA